In one window of Dehalococcoidia bacterium DNA:
- a CDS encoding ArsR family transcriptional regulator — protein GALRVPQPTVSRHLKVLRERNLVAAERDGASIRYSVVDGRVIDALDALRVVLLSSLARQAELVGEAR, from the coding sequence CTGGGGCGCTGCGCGTACCGCAACCCACCGTGTCACGCCACCTCAAGGTGCTTCGCGAGCGGAACCTGGTGGCCGCGGAGCGCGACGGTGCGAGCATCCGCTACTCGGTCGTCGACGGTCGCGTCATCGACGCGCTCGACGCCTTGCGCGTCGTGCTGCTCAGCTCGCTCGCCCGCCAGGCTGAGCTCGTG